CAGGCGGCCGACGCGGGTCGACCCGGTGAAGGACAGCTTGCGCGCGAGACCGGACCGGATGAGCGGTTCGATCACCCCGCCGGCGTTCATGGCAGTGACACAGTTGACCGCACCCGCGGGCACACCGACCTCGGACAGGATGTCCATGAGCGCCAGCATCGACAGCGGCGTCTGGTGGGCGGGTTTGATCACGCTCGTGCACCCGGCCGCGATGGCAGGGCCGAGCTTGCGGGTTCCCATCGCCATCGGGAAGTTCCACGGGGTGATGAGCAGGCAGGGTCCGACCGGCTGCCGCGCGATCAGGAAGCGTGCCCCGCCGGCGGGCGCGGTCTGGTAACCCCCGTCGATGCGGACGGCCTCCGCGGCGAAGTGCCGGAAAAACTCCCCGGCGTAGGCGATCTCACCGCGCGCCTCGGCGAGCGGCTTACCCATCTCCAGCGTCATCAGCAGCGCGAGGTCGTCGATCCTCTCGTGCAGCAGTTCGAAGGCCCCGGTGAGCATGTCGGCGCGCTCACGTGGCGGGAGGGCCGCGAACTCGGGTTGCGCGGCGACGGCCGCATCGAGCGCGGCGCGACCGTCGGCCGGTGAGGCGTCGGCCACGGCGCACAACACCTCGCCGGTCGCCGGGTCGACGACGTCGAATGTCGCGCCATCCGTCGCGTCCACCCACTTGCCGTCGATGAAGAGCCGCTTCTCCACGGCGCTGACCACACGGTTCTCCTGCTCCGTCATGAAGACCCCTTCCACCGGCACGCGCCGCTCGATACGCTGATTGTCGACAATCTATCAATACGATGGGCAAGGGGATACCGTGGCCGAGCTTTCGCAGGTCCTCAAACAGGCAACCGGCGTGATCGCCGCGCGTGGCGAGGGCGTCCTGCTCTACGACGAACAGGACCGCCGATACCTCGATTTCACCGCGGGTATCGGCGTGACGAGCACCGGACACTGCCATCCCCGGGTCGTCGAGGCCGCACAGCGACAGGTGGCGACGCTGATCCACGGCCAGTACACCACCGTCATGCACCGCCCCCTCCTCACCCTGGTGGAGCGACTCGGCGAGGTGCTCCCGTCCGGCCTGGACCGGATGTTCTTCGCCAATTCCGGAAGCGAGGCCATCGAGGCCGCACTCCGTCTCAGCAGGCAGGCCACGGGCCGTCCCAACGTGATCGTCTTCCACGGCGGCTTCCACGGCAGGACGGTGGCCGCCGCGTCGATGACCTCCTCCGGCACCAGGTTCCGCTCCGGGTTCAGCCCCCTGATGGGCGGCGTGCACATCGCACCGTTCCCCGATCCCACCCACTTCGGTTGGCCCGTCGATCAGGCCACCGATTTCGCGCTGTCGCAACTCGACTTCATCCTGCAGACGGTGAGCGCACCGGCCGACACCGCGGCGTTCTTCGTCGAACCCGTGCTCGGCGAGGGCGGGTACGTGCCCGCGAACGAGCGTTTTCTGGCCGGCCTGCGGGAACGCGCCGACGCGTACGGCGCTCTGCTGGTGATCGACGAGGTGCAGACCGGCTTCGGCCGCACCGGCAAGTTCTGGGGCGGAGAACATTTCGATGCCAAACCGGACATCCTGGTGACCGCGAAAGGTCTGGCGTCGGGTTTTCCGCTGTCCGGGATCGCGGCCTCGTCGGCAGTGATGGACAAGGCGTGGCCGGGATCGCAGGGCGGCACCTACGGCGCCAACGCGGTGGCGTGCGCGGCCGCGATCGCGACCCTCGACGTGATTCGCGATGAAGACCTCGTCACGAACGCCCACGTACGCGGCGCCCAACTCAAGCAGGCGCTGCAGACGGTGGCCGACAAACACGATCAGGTCACCGACGTCCGCGGACTGGGCCTCATGATCGGCAACGAATTCCGGGACGCCGACGGGAAACCCGATGGTGCGACCGCCGCGGCGGTCCAGCAGGAGGCCGCTCGCCGCGGCTTGCTGTTGCTGACGTGCGGGGCGTGGGGCCAGGTGGTCCGATTCATCCCCGCGCTCGTCGTCTCCGCCGATCAGGTGGAGGAGGCCGCCGGTGTCTGGGCCGACGCCGTGCGCGCCGTCGTTTCCTGACAGCTGATGACATGTGTCGGCCCCCGGCGTGATTCGCGCCGGGGGCCAACACGTGTCAGCCGGCGGCTGCCGGGCGCGCGTGGTAGGCCAGCGGTCGCGGGGCGTCCGCGGTGCCGGGGATGTGCGTGCCGTTGATCGGGCACCGGCTGGTCTCGGGGACCGAGATGAGGGCGATCGCCCCGATCACACAGGCCGCCATCATGTAGTAGGCGGGGACGAGTCCGTCCCCGGTTCTGCCGATGAGCCATTCGTTGACCGCGGGCGCGGTACCACCGAACAGGGACGTGGAGACGTTGTAGGCGATCGCGAATCCCGCGTATCGCACATGCGTGGGAAACATCGCCGGGAAGCTGGCCGAAATCGTCGCCAGCTGAGGAACATACAGCAGGCCGAGCACGGCGAAGCCGATCACCGCGCCCGTCATGCCGGTGCCCATCAGCATGAACATCGGCACGCCTGCGACGAACAGTCCGGCGAGCGAGAACCACCACAGCGGTTTGCGTCCGACCCGATCCGACAGCCCGCCGGCGAACGGCAGGAACACCATCATCGTCAGCATGCCGATGATCGGAACCACCAGTGACGCGTCGGTCGACAGCCCGATCTCGTTGGCCAGGTAGGTCGGCATGTAGCTGAGCAGCGTGTAGTTCACGACGTTCAGCGCGACCACGAGGCCGGCGAGCCGCATGATCGGGCGCCAGTATTCGACGATCAGATCGCGGAACGCGCTGGTGGCCTGCTCCTCTGTCTGTCCCTTTTCCGCCAGCTCCCGGAACACCGGCGTGTCCTCCAGGCGCGTCCGCAGGTAGATCCCGACCAGGCCGAGCGGGGCGGCGACCAAGAACGGCAGCCGCCAGCCCCAGGCCTGCATATCGTTCTCACCGAGCACCAGGGAGCACCCGAGCATGAGTAGGGCGCCCAGCGAGAAGCCGGCCAGAGTGCCGAATTCGAGGAAGCTGCCCAGGAATCCGCGCTTGCGGGTCGGTGCGTACTCCGCCATGAAGGTTGCCGCACCGCCGTACTCGCCGCCGGTCGAGAATCCCTGGATCATCCGCAGCAGCACGAGAGTGATGGGCGCCCACATCCCGATCGACGCGTACGTCGGAACCAGTCCGACGCACAGCGTGGCGCCGGCCATCATCAGGATGGTGATCGCCAGGACCCGTTTGCGGCCAAGGCGGTCACCGAGCGGACCCCAGACGAATCCGCCCAGCGGACGGACCAGGAAAGACACCGCGAATGTCATGAGCGCGAGCAGGGTCGCGGTCCCCGCGTCCCCGGGGAAGATCGCCGCCGAGATGTAGGTGACGCCGTAGGCGTAGATGCCGTAGTCGAACCATTCGGTGGCGTTGCCGATCGCCGACGCGGCGACAGCTTTCCGTACGACCGCTTTCGGCTGACCGTCCACGACGGCAGGTGGTGAGGTGTGTTCGGAGCCCACGGGCCCTCCTCGTCATGCATCGACACCGAATCCGATTGGCCGATCGGGCCCGCGATGAGACCAACCGAGTCAGGTCGTAGTTTTGTTGACAATCTGAAGATTGTCACGGTTCGGGGTGTTCGGCAAGACGAGGCGACATGCGCGCCGATCCAGGGTCCGCGTCCCCAGCCCCGGAGCGCGACCACGCGTGCGC
This genomic window from Mycolicibacterium goodii contains:
- a CDS encoding NAD-dependent succinate-semialdehyde dehydrogenase — its product is MTEQENRVVSAVEKRLFIDGKWVDATDGATFDVVDPATGEVLCAVADASPADGRAALDAAVAAQPEFAALPPRERADMLTGAFELLHERIDDLALLMTLEMGKPLAEARGEIAYAGEFFRHFAAEAVRIDGGYQTAPAGGARFLIARQPVGPCLLITPWNFPMAMGTRKLGPAIAAGCTSVIKPAHQTPLSMLALMDILSEVGVPAGAVNCVTAMNAGGVIEPLIRSGLARKLSFTGSTRVGRLLLEQCAEKILRTSLELGGNAPLIVFEDADLDEAVEGAMAAKMRNMGEACTAANRLFVHSSVIDEFGRRLAERMAQMPVGRGTEDGVRVGPLIDEAALRKVTSLVDDAVKRGASVLTGGAQPSGPGFFYPPTVLTGVPRDAEMARQEIFGPVAPLTPFDTEEEAVAAANDTEYGLVAYVFTNDLRRALRVAEALETGMVGLNQGVVSNPAAPFGGVKQSGLGREGGAVGIDEFLETKYVGIKM
- a CDS encoding aspartate aminotransferase family protein, with the translated sequence MAELSQVLKQATGVIAARGEGVLLYDEQDRRYLDFTAGIGVTSTGHCHPRVVEAAQRQVATLIHGQYTTVMHRPLLTLVERLGEVLPSGLDRMFFANSGSEAIEAALRLSRQATGRPNVIVFHGGFHGRTVAAASMTSSGTRFRSGFSPLMGGVHIAPFPDPTHFGWPVDQATDFALSQLDFILQTVSAPADTAAFFVEPVLGEGGYVPANERFLAGLRERADAYGALLVIDEVQTGFGRTGKFWGGEHFDAKPDILVTAKGLASGFPLSGIAASSAVMDKAWPGSQGGTYGANAVACAAAIATLDVIRDEDLVTNAHVRGAQLKQALQTVADKHDQVTDVRGLGLMIGNEFRDADGKPDGATAAAVQQEAARRGLLLLTCGAWGQVVRFIPALVVSADQVEEAAGVWADAVRAVVS
- a CDS encoding MFS transporter, with translation MGSEHTSPPAVVDGQPKAVVRKAVAASAIGNATEWFDYGIYAYGVTYISAAIFPGDAGTATLLALMTFAVSFLVRPLGGFVWGPLGDRLGRKRVLAITILMMAGATLCVGLVPTYASIGMWAPITLVLLRMIQGFSTGGEYGGAATFMAEYAPTRKRGFLGSFLEFGTLAGFSLGALLMLGCSLVLGENDMQAWGWRLPFLVAAPLGLVGIYLRTRLEDTPVFRELAEKGQTEEQATSAFRDLIVEYWRPIMRLAGLVVALNVVNYTLLSYMPTYLANEIGLSTDASLVVPIIGMLTMMVFLPFAGGLSDRVGRKPLWWFSLAGLFVAGVPMFMLMGTGMTGAVIGFAVLGLLYVPQLATISASFPAMFPTHVRYAGFAIAYNVSTSLFGGTAPAVNEWLIGRTGDGLVPAYYMMAACVIGAIALISVPETSRCPINGTHIPGTADAPRPLAYHARPAAAG